Part of the Plasmodium vinckei vinckei genome assembly, chromosome: PVVCY_13 genome, AGGTTTGGAATATCtggtttaaaaaaatgcatcATAAGTTTCATGGtatttttgattttctCTATACTTTCTTGGGTTACTTGTTCATTTGATGTATCCTCTGGTGGTGTGACGGGGCTTTTTTGGTCAGTTCCTAACGGTGGGTCTTGTGATTCTGGGGGACCTTGTGTTTGAGGTTGAGGTTGTGGTGATTCTTGTTCAGGGGGCAATGATGGTTCTTGTTGACCATCTTTTGGTTCGTCTAAAGATAATGGCGGTGTTTCTATTGGTGCTGATTCTGATGGTGGTGGTTCTGGTGATGTTGGTTCTTTCGATTCTGGTTCAGATAATGATTGTTGTTGTTCGTTATTTCCATCGCCATCTTGAGATTTTAGGCTTCCATCTGTACTATCCTGTAAATCCGGCGCTCCCAAATCGGATGTaaaatctttttttatttcttctatATCTGGAACCTCGGGGAGCGCATTATCTTGGGAATTTTTTTCACGATAATAATTTCTATACTCATTATAAACATTCTTCAACATATCATATAAATcaacatatatttcatcGATATTATCAGTATCGGAAttattagtttttttttttaatacatcTTTAGCAAATTTTGTAACAGAATCATAATACTTCGAGAAATCTTCAAAGTGATCAAGATTTCCATCATTATTAGAAAAGAATTTACACATTTCTTTAAGTATGTAATAAACATCACTCATAAGATCAATATTAGCATCTTTAGTAATCAAAGATACTTTAGGTTTAACATATTCTTCAACGACTTCGTACCATTGGTCCTTTAATAAAtgattattaataaattcatataaagTAATGGGGTTActactatttatatttgattGTTGTAATTTATAACTCATCCACAAAAAACCGTAATATACATAACGGCTTTCCTGATCTTCATGTTCCCCATCAGAATTAACATTACCAAATAATTGCGTTACTAAATATATGAACCCAgctttaattttatcatgATCAGAATTACATGTTTGATATCTTTCTTCACTTGTGGGACAATAagattcatataataaacttCTACCACTTGTTCGCATTTCTTCGTTGTCATCATCTGGTAATTGCGAATATAAACTATTAAACATTTCACactaaaaattatttaaaaaaaatgataaaaaatgtattaatgacaactttattaaaatataatttattagtgatttataagaaaattaacataataaaatatacataccACATGTTGAGACATTATAATGGGATTATATATTCGATTGGTAGATAGcttatgttattttttatataaaatgtatattttttcaaaataaataataaaatacttggtttctatatataataatatctgAAACTAaagatattattataatttttggtatataaattagcatataataataatacatcattattattaaaggaatattatatacaattttgtGACAATTGATTAAATTGCCTTAAACTCAATTTTGCTTAAAACATTTTGGTCTtagttataaaattaaataaatatatataacgtaatcatttttaatattattcgatataatatcattatataatttggtATAACAATGTAatcaatttaaataaaatatatgtccttataattatatgtttgAAATAGAGACAGAAAAATTCCTCTTtagttttatttacataaatGGCTTTTCAaacttatattattacacatattataattaagaacccatatatattataattgataaaaacaaatttatatttattatatggatATTGTTAATGTGTTATATAAGTTACCCTTTTGTAtgatattttgtatatttttaatattgtttctaataaatattaaaaatagtttttatttaaattataatactCAAAAAGTAAGTTATTTCTATTCCtttttctaaatatatgatatgtgctttgtatttttaagttaattaatatatatatattataaatccATTTTAGAATGTGCAATAACTTTGTTTATATCCTAAATGTATctctatataaatatattttaataaataatatcatgacgtttattttatatacttttttaatttttaaaacgaTAGGAAGTATAATATCGAATAATTGAACTTATCAGatgtaaaatattacatGGTATCTAAATGCTTTTTAGAATATTAGTATATTTGacatatacaatatattttttagttcATAATAACCATTTAATGCTAAATAAAAAgcaaattaattttaaattattgaaACAAACTAAATGAACTTATTTTAGCTTATTTACTTAATTTTGTCACTTTTATAACATTACCAATTTTTCTTGGGTTGATTGCAATAATCAATTATTAGGAACAAATATAGCATagatttatcatttatatttaaaccTAAAgatgtataataaaattgaatttagttttataatgaaaaaattatatattcaagTAAAATTATGGAATTGTTAATAGAATTAACATCTTTAATATCGTAGAACTGCACTAAAGTCATAATTCGGTAATAATtcgataataataacaattataataattaaaatatttaaatttgaattttataaattatattttttattttattacacaTTTAAGAACGCATGTAATGAAATTTTCCTTATATTAGTGTAtcaaatatacataatatatttgtctGCATTTAATaacattaatatattatcactATTATTGCTACTGATACTATATCAATGTATACTACAAAGTAGTAATTAATGCACtcaatataaatactttAAACTAATTAGTAATTTTCCTTGCTTCATTGTTATAaagtaaattattttagagcatatatatacttttccGTAAAACGgtgtatttataatatttatttataaatatatatatgtataataacaaaatatattaaaaaattttaacaaATTATTTGGAATGTGCATTTTCTAtgatatttaaattaatatataattatatggcATTTCCAGAGTTAAACAATTTTCCAATGTTTGGTTATTGATACAATAATTCATTcgtttatattcatatataatagaataataatgctatttgtatataccaaatttttttataattaatagaaaaattattagaaaGAATATAGCatgaaattttattaatataattatatttgctAATTTTAgccattttaaaatataatatattttatacatttaattatttacataatcTCAAAACTATAAAGCTTAAAAGTTAACATAttacaatataatattatagcTTTATACTAAACAACGtcttaaaattaattctaAAAATAGGGATTACAATTGTAGCAGAAATATAAAGTAattaaatgtaaaataagtataattttaatggaaaattaaataaaaatatatacatatactataatacattttagtattaatatactatttataaatttaactatttttaatcatatatattttttaagcaatataaagaatgtttaaatcataaaaccttatttaattatagaTAGCGTTTTGTTGAACTTTGGTTGACATCGTATGCATTTATATGTTCTAAACATCTAttataacaaatataatgcatttaatcatttttataaaatcgCTATATCGATGTGCATACATTGTAATGTAaacaattattaaaaataaatcttattacaattttataacCTCATGCATAAGATTATTACCGAAATTTAAGGTAGAAGgctataatattaaattaaaaatattgtgacattaaataaagaaaccATGTTGGATATCGTGGTATGTATAGctcaatataatatactatgagttataatatatgataactatgtttaatatttaagtCATATGAAACacaaaatgtaaatattatagcttatgaaaaatatgtgtTTTTATTGATTTTCTTCATACTAATATTTGgcctcttttttttattacatatttagaCTCCCGGGAATAAACGCACTAGGATGGCCCGCATATTTAATCAACACTTACAGACCccaaatattatcaaattatAGAAAATTAAATCAAAATGTAGCCAGTATTCCTCAGCTCAAAATACATATTCTAGAAAATAGACTATAACCCATAATATCGAAATGTATTTCATAACACAGAACCATGACCTATAAAATCCGAACATCGCACCATTTAACACCGAGAAAGCTATAATtcaaaacaatatattttttatgtatatatatccaGGGGGTTATTTTGCATTttaacttatttttataattttttatttgtacttttttaatttgtatatataaccCATTTTATAACTTGCGTCAATTTTCAAGAATGCATCCgtatcaatattattaacaatatataattttttatcatcttacgaattatattataaaaatatatttagtaaaattccaattaaaaataataaaaaaaaattaaaggcAACACGACTGCCATAATATAAGTTTTATGATAAATaggaaatattatattgcaATCGTTGTaatagaaaaaacaaatatatataaatgaaatataattttcagcttaatttcatcttttttaatatttaaaaaggcAAGTAGCATTCTTTATCTCAAAACAAATGGGAAAGCATAGTAAAAtgatcatttttatatgataattattataatgtaTATCTTATCATACTCGtttattcattaatatttgtattgtAATTATAGCTATAttaaaatcatatattataaaaattagattaaatctaaaatatatttttttatattatcgaTTATTATTAAGTGAAAAatatcgtttttttttatgtatatatcgaatataataaatatataactcCACGCATAACGAcgcattttataaattatagtTTTGATTGTAGTAGTTTAATGAatcttaaaaatttaaaaatatgtattatattcataatacaatatattgggaatatatatgattattaattaaaattatattatttattttgtatattcattattcaCAAAAAATCCGGTTATATCCTTGGattgtattaaaaaaaatttaattaaaaaatatattgaattaataaatatatgaaaccatataaattaaataataattgatgttttttttaataaatatttgcttttaattttctataaattttttaccacgattttaattatacttATACAACTTTtcgaattttttatatttgatttaatttgttttaaaatacaatatatattataacattttacttgtataatacaaaaatgaataaaggATATATTAAAGTTGTCTTGTTTCTTTTaagtttattttcatatgtGCCTAATAAAGCCCTTGCAAGTGAAAAATTCCCAAGAGAAGAGCCTGCAGGTGTTTTTAGTTCAAGGAACGTTACTGCGAGGAAAGTTACTACATATAATACTTATTCAAATACCTCCGCTCCAAGTAATAATCTTCTAAATACCACAATCATAAGGAGTCCTTATTCAAATCCAGTAGGCCAAAAAAGTACTCGTCCAATTGGAGCAATCCAAAGTAATGACAATCCATATGGCACAGTTTCAAGGGGTGGTAATTCAAAATTCACAGGCCGAAGTAATGATAATTCAAATACCTCCGTTCCAAGTAATAATCGTCCAAATGCCGCAATCATAAGGAATGCTAATTCAAATACATCCGTTCCATATATGATCCCCAAATGTAAAAATCGAAGTAATGCTAATTCAAATACATCCGTTCCATATATGATCCCCAAATGTAAAAATCGAAGTAATGATAATTCAAATACCTCCGTTCCAAATATGATCCCCAAATGTAAAAATCGAAGTAATGATAATTCAAATACCTCCGTTCCAAATATGATCCCCAAATGTAAAAATCGAAGTAATGATAATTCAAATACCTCCGTTCCATATATGATCCCCAAATGTAAAAATCGAAGTAATGATAATTCAAATACATCCGTTCCAAATATGATCCCCAAATGTAAAAACCGAAGTAATgatatttcaaatatagTATGTTCAAGAATAACTACTTCAAACTATTATAGGTAAGAAacaagaaaatatattatataccaATGCCTTATGTAATTATACATTCATATTTCCCATATAcggaaatattatataatgttaCGTAAATACATACCTGTATAACGTTTGAATAGTCCaaataacattttataaattcatttattttttttttacaattcaCAAATAATTTCGCTATGACCAATGATAGATCGAATGAATTGTACGAAGAACACAACCATCTA contains:
- a CDS encoding CIR protein PIR protein — encoded protein: MFNSLYSQLPDDDNEEMRTSGRSLLYESYCPTSEERYQTCNSDHDKIKAGFIYLVTQLFGNVNSDGEHEDQESRYVYYGFLWMSYKLQQSNINSSNPITLYEFINNHLLKDQWYEVVEEYVKPKVSLITKDANIDLMSDVYYILKEMCKFFSNNDGNLDHFEDFSKYYDSVTKFAKDVLKKKTNNSDTDNIDEIYVDLYDMLKNVYNEYRNYYREKNSQDNALPEVPDIEEIKKDFTSDLGAPDLQDSTDGSLKSQDGDGNNEQQQSLSEPESKEPTSPEPPPSESAPIETPPLSLDEPKDGQQEPSLPPEQESPQPQPQTQGPPESQDPPLGTDQKSPVTPPEDTSNEQVTQESIEKIKNTMKLMMHFFKPDIPNLYNTLMEFGDNVYDNVLDRLKGGYSILTNFVSNVKDSIDQLVNEKDTPQSGDNPPKLGNPGDDQPPSDSPSEDLPPSPSSDQPPKIDHNDLEDQKDGDKKEPSGNEKTGDENQKEKTQHPAPIVQEPSESSTNITSYQVTNPDDSGSNRNEIISKGVFSVIFIAIPPILAIMYMYLYYGYGKKSKRKKNMKKVINSIGGKRQVQIIISSSSHKKQTKKSINSVHRKKPPLLNMYKLIRADPIPFINLFFLLIFFVYKRTRDTIEL
- a CDS encoding fam-a protein is translated as MNKGYIKVVLFLLSLFSYVPNKALASEKFPREEPAGVFSSRNVTARKVTTYNTYSNTSAPSNNLLNTTIIRSPYSNPVGQKSTRPIGAIQSNDNPYGTVSRGGNSKFTGRSNDNSNTSVPSNNRPNAAIIRNANSNTSVPYMIPKCKNRSNANSNTSVPYMIPKCKNRSNDNSNTSVPNMIPKCKNRSNDNSNTSVPNMIPKCKNRSNDNSNTSVPYMIPKCKNRSNDNSNTSVPNMIPKCKNRSNDISNIVCSRITTSNYYRSNELYEEHNHLLCTNHGETIRAEKVMKEAVSLLIQHATDTVNDDKSHQSKNDGKLNIAKHDGGTYIGKSNYKYPDPDMYIDLVDMLWDPSCSQKPDKTLKNGKVVRVYTPNLIMVQYRYKNDNESFQRYFYALAAKHKISENTTVIAMTSGNINDHNRADTKIYNNPILESANLFKTEVKSEPDIRKGELKKMFVNLSGYLIKKESKYVDITYVRSVDGNVPNDSSLPTKTFRA